The following proteins are co-located in the Gordonia polyisoprenivorans genome:
- a CDS encoding type 1 glutamine amidotransferase, with the protein MRTAAPRPRVLVLQHAETEPPGAYQSALDDLADLTLVHAWSEPLPPDPSTFDGIVAMGGGMGVADADTLGWLRAEIGFLRRALEQGVAVWGVCLGSQLLATALGARVYTGAVPEIGIHEVALTEDGRADELWGSLTPTPLRTVQWHFDSFDLPTGAVRLASSAAYANQVFRHGNSYGVQCHLEADRTMVKAWLDAESQATVEAAIGSAATERFPADADVTAAVTAPLADALLRRWLTLLGSAASAPTD; encoded by the coding sequence ATGAGAACCGCCGCACCGCGCCCCCGGGTTCTCGTCCTTCAACACGCCGAGACCGAGCCACCTGGGGCCTACCAGTCCGCTCTCGACGATCTCGCCGACCTCACACTGGTACACGCATGGTCTGAACCGCTGCCACCGGACCCATCGACCTTCGACGGCATCGTGGCGATGGGTGGCGGAATGGGTGTTGCCGACGCCGATACGCTCGGCTGGCTGCGCGCCGAGATCGGATTCCTGCGTCGCGCACTCGAACAGGGCGTGGCGGTGTGGGGCGTCTGCCTGGGTTCGCAGTTGCTCGCCACCGCACTCGGGGCCCGCGTCTACACCGGAGCCGTCCCCGAGATCGGGATACACGAGGTGGCACTCACCGAGGACGGGCGCGCCGACGAACTTTGGGGCAGCCTGACGCCGACCCCACTACGCACGGTGCAGTGGCACTTCGACAGCTTCGACCTACCCACCGGTGCAGTGCGTCTCGCGTCGTCGGCGGCATACGCCAATCAGGTGTTCCGCCACGGGAATTCCTACGGAGTGCAGTGCCACCTCGAGGCCGACCGGACGATGGTCAAGGCCTGGCTGGACGCCGAGTCGCAGGCCACGGTCGAAGCGGCCATCGGTAGCGCCGCCACCGAACGGTTTCCCGCCGACGCCGACGTGACCGCCGCCGTCACCGCTCCCCTTGCCGATGCGCTTCTTCGGCGGTGGTTGACC